The Megalobrama amblycephala isolate DHTTF-2021 linkage group LG18, ASM1881202v1, whole genome shotgun sequence genome segment TCCCTTGATAGTTTTTGCTCCAGTCTAGTTTCAGGTTTTTgctgaattttctttttttccaagcTTTATTTTTTGGTTCTCTCTAGTTTTACTTTTGTTTCTCTAGCTTAAGTTCCTATTTTTCTCTCTGGTTTTCTGCAAAGTTgcagtctttttttatttttattttttatttttttttttggtctagtCATTTATTCCTAGAATTTATTTCTTTTGCTTGTCTCTTGTTTACTACTTTAGGTTACTTTTTGAATTtctatttcttttatttattttcttttctattgCAGTTATAgattttgtttgcatttttttctagtcatagttttttcaaaatggatctttacaaagtgtttgtcatgcagtaTGTCTAATCGTgcaagtatagtatttatttggatgtttacatttgattctgaatgagtacAAGGCCGCCTTCACCGGTGCATCTCGATCCACCAGTGGTACAATCTGAGTCAGGTTCGATTTAGATTCGATAAAATTAGGCATATTCATAAAAGTAAGACATGAAAACGTTGACCACAGGAGCACTGGTCTAGCACACTAACTCAGAACAAAACTGCAATCTACAATGTCCTTGTAACCACAAATCCCCAGGGTAGCGTGTTGTTGAAGGCACAGCGAGAGAAAGATCAGAGATCTGTCAGAGCCTCacactttaataataataattatatataatcatTATGTCACAATGTACATATTGAAccctgttttgtgtgtgtgtttactttGTCCTCAGAAGTTTGTACTACATCCCGATTGAGAATGtgattgctttttaaaaaacatctttaTAAAAGTGAATCTAATATGAATGAATTTGATATCTAATGAAAATTATTCTGTTCAAAATGTGACCGTTCATTCTGTATATTTCTTCTCTGCCAAGAATCAAGAGCTTATGCTTTcagaaaaaaggtacaaaagctaTCACTGGGATGTTATCCTTTCAAAAGGtacaaatatgtacattttaggtACTTATATGTACTGTTAAGGTACAAATATGTACCTAAATAAGGTACAAAGGTGTACTTTTTGAAAGGGTACTGCCCCAATGACAGcctttgtacctttttttctgatctgcatttctatatttaaaattttaccaCAAAATTTGAATGATGTAAATCAAATAACATCATGTCCTTAGTATTTCCcttgcaattatgagtttatatctaagTCTTGCAAGTTAtaatctcagaattgtgagataaaagtcacaatttattttattttttaattccaTGGTAGAAACATTGCATGTATGTGAGTTAAGTGTAGTTACTTAGACTGTCTATACCCTTCAGGGCTATATATTTTGTAGTCAAGAATGATATACAATAGAAATTTAGAAGATGAGTTCCTGTACATTGTACAACAACAAATTACATCACAGCCATGCATTATATAGAATATCGTAAATTCTTTTCTCATACACATTAAATTCATTGAGGTTAATGCCTTAATACATTTATcagtatgcatgtgtgtgtaaatgCAGGGTCTTGATGAATTCACAGTCCACCTCTTAAATCACTACAAAggcatttaatcaaaataaatcatAGGGCCAGTTTAAAATTAGAGTAATAGGTTTTGCAGATGCTATTTCCTCCTATACAGCAGAGCAGTCCCGTCAAACAGTATATGGATAAACTATTAAGACACGTGgacaagaaaaaaacatcaaaacagtTAAAAGATGAAATCAAAAACTGCATGTATTGTTACAGACAACTGAGCAATAATTAACTCAAGTATTTGTACAAGTAAAAGGAAGAGCTGTAAAAGATTGCACGAACACatcttgagtttttttttataaacaaatgacAGACATAATGCTAGAAGATGCTTTAACGGTTGCAAATTTATTTGTCTGATCTCATAGAGAGTCTTAAAATCTCATTTCAGCTACTGTGAATTCATTGACAATGTGATAAAAGCAGTTGTATAAAATTAAATGGACAACAAACATTTTACATCCCATATCTGTGGTTACTGCACTGGAAAACATTGTGACAAGTTTAGTTTAGTGTGATTGTTAAAAACATGCTTGAATGATTTTCAACAAGTCAGTAATTTTTGTCTGGTTCATCTCCAATATCTCATCAtcagacacaaacacatattttacaattttagataaatatatttatgtatctTAATAATGAAAGGACATTATCAACTTAAGCCTTTTAGATAACATTTAAATAGGTTTTACCATCAGTTATATAGTATCTActttttctctctctaaatGCATCTCTGTATTACAACTGTTTTGCTTTTTGAGACCAAATGTAAAGTAGTATTTGAATAAAGTGCTAAAGGCCTGGTCTCTTAGACCATATATAAGAGGACTTAGACATTTGGGGAAAATCATAAACACTACAAagcaaaaatacattacatgtAATGATGTCATATAGTCAGTATAAACATAAATGACTTCTTGGATAACTCCAACTAAAATGGATGCAGCACAGAGACCCAGCTGTATTAGATGCAACAGAACAGTCTTGTTGGCTTTTTTGGCTGATGCCTTATCACAGGAGGCTGTTTTAGCCACAGCTGCTATAGAAGCATAAGTAAAGATAATAACAAAACACaccaacacaaaaaatatacatgTGAAAGCTATTTCAAGTTTCTTATATATCTGCAGTCTGAAGAGAGTAGTTCTTGAGCAGAACAAATTCATCACTGTGTTTGTAGTATCAATGGCATAGAAGATAATCATCTCAGACAAGCACTGAATCAAACCCATCATCCAAACAGCGCCAATGGCCATGTTAGTTCTTCTGTAATTGGTGATTTCTGCATGTCTGAGAGGGAAGCAGATggccacatacctctccagtgaCATCAAAGCCAGATTTAGTAAGGCAACCTGATAGAGGGATTGTGCAGCTGCAAGAAGGAAGAtacagacatttttcaaaataacaaTTCTGCTAACAGCACACACAAATAACACCACACTCAtaaaaagatggagtgtgtcAAGCCAAAGCATGTGACCAAACAGAATGTAGCGCGATGCCTCCTGAAAAACAGTCTTTTTCCTCAAGGTGAAGATCATGACTCCATTGACATACAGGAAAATAACACATGTCGTCACACACAAGAATGTTTTCACCGGTGCATCTCGATCTACCAGGGACTTAATCTGAGTGAGGTTAGATGTAGAACCATTAAAAGCAGAcatattcagaaaaataaaacatgaagatgTTGACCACAGATGCTGGTATAGCACACTGACTAATACTGCAATCTACAACGTCCTTGTCTTGTGCACAAATCTCCAGGCTTGCGTGATGTTGTTGAAGGCACAGAGTGAAAAAGATCAGAGCTCTGTCAGAGCATCACactttaaatattgttaaactcattattattttacatacgTGTTGAATCCCAGTGGTAGTTTTGTGGGGGAGgaggtctgtgtgtgtttactttGTTTACCTTGTTATCTGGTAAAACCTCCCTTTGGGGATTTTTGTGGACACCCTCAATTGGAATTACTATCAGTTTCTGTGTAGACAACATGCTCAAGGTGTTATAATTTTGGTCTTCCACGGCCACTTGTATACATTAAGCTCTCAAATTGCTGCTATTTCAACTTTTAAAGTCTGTGTGTAATCAAAATGGACCATATTTCTATTGTTAGCACACACTACTAAGTGGTGAACAGTTAATCTTTGTAAAGTAATCcaccgaaaaaaaaaaatgagtctGTCTTCATAATCTTTAGTCAAAATTTATTTCCCTCTAAAATTGTGctccttctctgatgatgtcagCTTGACGGCTTTGGGCAAAACAaccttaaagtcaccatgaaatcaatattgacaattcttgtttttttgttgttgttgtttttttaaaatatgtatttattataaatgttttttccatgcacatcattttttCTCAATTCATATGGCTTCATAATCttcaatcaaaataacttcccttcCCCCTTACAATGACATGTGATATCCTCTCTGATGATATGTTTTTTGTCACTAACATGAGATCACaacaacaaaatcaagccccaccctacatttgtttcttgtttgagaagccgcTTCACTCGGATATACACGGTGCGCCCAAAATCACATACTGTCTAAGTggaatttgaatttacttcaTGACTgataaaaaagtatgttctatatagtatgaattaAATTCAGACgtacatctgccatgttgttactgtcatgtgatctaccagcatcagttgcatTGATTTACTaacattcataaatcctctcccatgACCTCATGGGATAGTATAGTGTCCATCAAATCTGCACTTCAGTATCACGGCCGAAGTAGtaagtcatccgggtacttttcaCCTACTGGTTTTGCGAATACTTTGAATTAGGACATACTATTCTGTTGACGTTCTGTTTTTCTCATACTATATTGTAGGGGAGTATTTGATTTTATACATAGTGACAgtgtacatcacaatagggaagaaaagacttatcacaacttctgtttcattccAACTTTAACCACTCCCCTCAAAACGGCAGTCTCCTGTGAGCTAGAAATGAAGTTGTGCGCAAAAATTCAGTTTTACTTGGAAATATGATAAATACATAAAGTCAGTTGCAACTTCCACTTCACACTGACCTTACTGAGTTTCTATGGAGAAGATAAACACTTTCTTTCTGCCAGGTTtctgatacatttaaaaaaaaaaaaaaaaaagaaagaaaaaaaagaaaaatgccgatgataaaaaaagtgtaaaaaactgttccctttcgatactcactcatactgcgtatggggaaaagctcCTTTTTCCTCCTTGCTGAAGCCTTTTTTCAATAgtgcagtgtaactgcacgtcTATTGCTTCAAAGAAGAAAActttttgaaccaatgacgccgcggcatagctgcgcaaGCCTATGGTGAAAAAGCGCACGAACAAGCCCGCCAAAACAGACGGGGCTTAGAGACAGTGGGGTAGAGGGGTTCAGCGCCCGGACTTGGGAGAGTTCACGTCGGCCCAGCGCCCGCGTGCCTCTCCCTCTCCAATGAGAGAGCCGTCCCCCTTCCTCTTCTCACGCCCAGAGCTGCGTCCCTCGGCAGAAGCGCGTGACCTCGTCTCTTTTGGTGGTTCAGAGGACGAGCCGCTTGATGACTCTATGTCTCTCGCGGcatctgagagaaaaaaaaaaaagaaagaaaaatgcagatgataaaaaagtgtaaaaaactgttccctttcgatactttcactcatactgcgtatggggaaaagctcctttttcctcctcgctgaagccttttttcaatagcgcagtgtaactgcacgtcTGTTGGTTCAAAGAAGAAAActttttgaaccaatgacggcgcagCATAGCTGCGCGAGCCTATGGCGAAAAAGCGCGCGAACGATCCCGCCAAAACAGGCGGGGCTtatggctatataagcgggcgtttcgccgtaggatttcagttctctctccttcagcgaaGACTGCGCTTCTCTTTGCTGCATCCCGCTGAATGCCTTCGCCGCTGGAAGAGCTCGCTCCGCCATCGAAAAGGCAGCACAGAGGATCAGCTGAGACCGCCGCCTGCTACAGCGCTGGCAACCTCGCAGACTGCCGCCCTCGAGCACCGCTCTCGAGCAACCAGCTTCAAGCTTCCCGGCCGCTTCTCAGCGAATCTCCTGCCGCCATCTGGCGCTTCTAAAAGCAGCTTATTTCCGCGGTTTTACACGGCGCTGCTAAAAGAGCTTTCCCACGGTCTATACCGGTCTAAAAGAGCCCACACAAGTTGTGGCACCTGCAGACCCCCTCTGCAGAATGATGACGGCCACGGTGAGTGCGTCGGCTGTCTGGGTAAGCCCCATGCACTCGCGGATCGCTTTCTTCTCTGAAAGCGGTCCCGCccctcgcgccctcccgtcttcttcctcccgcgagccgtCTAGGAAAAAGACAGCGGGTAGAGGGGTTCAGCCCCAGGACTTGGGAGAGCTCATGTTGGCCTAGCGCCCGCGTGCCTCTCCCTCTCCAATGAGAGAGCCATCCCCCATCCTCTTCTCACTCCCAGAGCTGCGTCCCTCGGCAGAAGCGAGCAACCTCGTCTCTTTTGGCGGTTCAGAGGACGAGCCACTTGATGACTCTATGTCTCTCACAGCATCTGAGACGGAGGAATGGGCCGGTGACTCCGAGGACTCCGCCCACCTGCTGTCACTGGAGCCCATCGACGCGAGGCCAAGGATGGACGCCGAATTATTCCATATCCTCTCCAAAGCTGTCGAGGAGCTCGACCTGGAATGGGCCCCGCCCGAATTGCCGACATGCAGCAGGCTGGACGAATGGTATCTGCCGGGATGCCGCCAGGCCCCTCGCCAGCGCTCTGCCTCCTTCTTTCCTGAGGTCTACGACAAGCTcacgaagtcgtggcgcgcccCAAACTCGGCCCGCTTACGCACTTCCTCGCCTGCGGCTCTCACCTCAGTTGACGGCTCACTTGAAAAGGGCTATGAGCACATGCCGCCACTGGACGAAGCCGTGGccgctcacctctgtcctcccgcggctgtgggctagaaaaacaagagggcccttccttcCAAGCCCTGTAGGACTATCTCCGCCATCGCCGGCCGAGCGTACTCTTCAGCTGGGCAAGCTGCATCGGCGCTCCACACCATGGCTATCCTCCAGGTGTTCCAGGCCAAATTCCTCCGCTCTCTGGACAAGTCTAGtcagggtcaatcaggcctgtatcTCAGCCCTGATACCTTGGATGAACCCCAGCTGTTCAGTTGTGGAGTTCCCTGCAGGCGGTGACCAGAAGAATGGTGCTCTCAACAGACACCTCCAACCTGGGTTGGGGAGCTGtatgcgagggcagaccggccttcggctcgtggtctcacgaGCAAAGCCATCTccatatcaactgcctcgagatgctgGCAGTGGAACAAGCCCTCCTCTCGTTCCAGATGTTCCTGGAAGAacgccacgtcttagtccagtcagacagcatgacagtggtgtcttACATAAATCATCAAGGAGGCCTGTCGTCCAGCCACTTATGCGCCCTGGCGAAGCACCTCCTCGAATGGGCAGCACCCAGGCTGCGATCGCTCAGAGCGACGCACATACCTGGAAAGTCGAACCTGGGAGCAGATatgctatctcggagcaatgtcccctcggACGAGTGGACGCTCCATCCCCAGACGGTTCACAGAATCTGGGCGATCTTTGGGAAGGCAGAGttcgacctcttcgcctcagaagacgaCTCTCACTGCCCAACTTATTTCTCAAAGGAGATGGATGCGCTGGCCCACGACTGGCCCAGCCTCCTCCTCTATACTTTCATCAGGCGAGtcagggaagacaagcacagagtcctcctggtggccccactctggaggagccaagtttggtccttAGAGCTATTCAGGCTTTCCACGAAAGCCCCCTGGCCAATGGGAAGAAACAGCCTCATTgtgcgtttcttgagaggtGCTAGGCGGTTAAATCCCCCTCGCCCACTCACTGTTCCCACTTGGGACCTCTCTACGGTCCTCGCAGCCCTCAAGGTCCTCCCTTCGAACCGCTGCGGTCAGCTGACCTCCGGCCCTTGACGCttaaaaccgctctgctactggCACTAGCATCGGTAAAGCACGTTGGCGacctgcaggccctctctgtgagccctgcgtGCCTCGAATTCGGGCCCAACGACTACAAAGTTGTTTTGAAgcctaggcatggctacgtccctaaaGTGCTCTCAACcccattcagagcacaggtcatttccctctcagcgctACCTCCTTCCTCGGACAAGCGAGAGGTGGAATTACTCTGCCCcgtcagggcattgaggacctacaTTGAGCGGTCTGAGCCGTTCTGGCAGTGCAACCGGCTCTTCGTTtgctttggtggccgcaccaaagggtctccggtctcaaagcaacgtctctCGCATTGGATTGTCGACGCTATTGCTCTatgttactcctctatgggccttgACTGCCCCATAAGAGTAAGAGCTCACTCCACTAGAGGTATGGCCTCCTCGTGGGCCTGGTCTAGCAGTGTTTCtctcaaagacatctgtgaggtggccggctggtcctcgccatccacttttgtcagattttataatTTGGACATCCCGACCTTGCATGCTTGGGTCCTCTCGGTGTGACACAACGGCCTATGTCGAGCTCCGTCATCACGCCACTGTCAGGGAGTATCTCCCTTTACCAGTGTAACATAAAGGGTTCGATGGCCCCAAGGTTGCTCAAGATATGCTTAAGttgttccctgccgtggcacagCGCGATTGTATTCGTTCCCCATACAGTATGATGTATGAGTgaaagtatcgaaagggaacgtactcggttacgaacgtaacctcggttccctgagatacgggaaCAAGTACTGCGTTTGATGCcatgccacgaggctgcggctcaGTGTCAtcgcttcagtcgaatgacctgaaatcctacggcgaaacgcccgcttatatagccataATTTTGGTGGGCTCATTCGCGCGCTTTTTCGCCATAGGCTCGCGCAGCTACGCCGTCATTGGTTCCAAAAGTTTTCTTCTTTGAACCAATAGatgtgcagttaca includes the following:
- the LOC125252541 gene encoding odorant receptor 131-2-like isoform X2, which gives rise to MTAQSLYQVALLNLALMSLERYVAICFPLRHAEITNYRRTNMAIGAVWMMGLIQCLSEMIIFYAIDTTNTVMNLFCSRTTLFRLQIYKKLEIAFTCIFFVLVCFVIIFTYASIAAVAKTASCDKASAKKANKTVLLHLIQLGLCAASILVGVIQEVIYVYTDYMTSLHVMYFCFVVFMIFPKCLSPLIYGLRDQAFSTLFKYYFTFGLKKQNSCNTEMHLEREKVDTI
- the LOC125252541 gene encoding odorant receptor 131-2-like isoform X1; translated protein: MSAFNGSTSNLTQIKSLVDRDAPVKTFLCVTTCVIFLYVNGVMIFTLRKKTVFQEASRYILFGHMLWLDTLHLFMSVVLFVCAVSRIVILKNVCIFLLAAAQSLYQVALLNLALMSLERYVAICFPLRHAEITNYRRTNMAIGAVWMMGLIQCLSEMIIFYAIDTTNTVMNLFCSRTTLFRLQIYKKLEIAFTCIFFVLVCFVIIFTYASIAAVAKTASCDKASAKKANKTVLLHLIQLGLCAASILVGVIQEVIYVYTDYMTSLHVMYFCFVVFMIFPKCLSPLIYGLRDQAFSTLFKYYFTFGLKKQNSCNTEMHLEREKVDTI